From a region of the Danio aesculapii chromosome 4, fDanAes4.1, whole genome shotgun sequence genome:
- the LOC130222749 gene encoding gastrula zinc finger protein XlCGF26.1, translating to MAFIKEESEDMKIIAVTVKDEDTEEETDPMEMKEENEALNQMEEKHEYGKHSDFITGENSFSGSQLTYNTNRELTTTNTSVKKPFTCEQCGRGFLKNATLKGHMRTHTGEKPFSCQQCGRSFTQKGTLTRHKRVHTGEKPYTCTLCGKGFTAGANLTYHMNIHAGLKPFTCEQCGKSFRRKKTLSCHMKVHSREDCFICHQCGRSFPNIKCLDAHVKIHSGQKLFECPQCEKSFRFKVGLKSHMRIHTGEKPYTCSHCGKDFRFRVSLKTHMRLHSGEKPYACSQCGKSFKYKATLNAHMRGHTGEESPHVCKLCGNSFSQKGNLKIHMRVHTGEKPFTCDQCGKSFTRKESLNYHIKIHSRDRGFKCRQCGKCFLYRKNLTRHLIIHSGEKPFICPQCGKGFRFKGNLEVHMSIHTGKKTFQCLKCKKSFTRQKDLKCHLKSHSAKKLRSSEFGNRLQKRSGFNSNLLDHSEGRSFNCGKCNETFILASHLQTHMKSHADVRSHLCSLCGKRFQWLRHFKCHQIMRVCLKSRLRSHCR from the exons atggcgtttattaaagaggagagtgaagacatGAAGATTATAGCAGTTACAGTCAAAGATGAAGATACAGAGGAAGAAACAG ACCCAATGGAGATGAAAGAGGAGAATGAAGCACTAAATCAAATGGAAGAGAAACATGAATATGGGAAACACAGTGATTTTATAACTGGAGAAAACTCTTTTAGCGGCTCGCAACTGACTTACAACACAAACCGAGAACTAACGACGACAAATACAAGTGTCAAGAAGCCTTTCACCTGCGAACAGTGTGGAAGAGGTTTCCTTAAGAACGCCACCCTTAAAGGACACATGCgaactcacaccggagagaagccatTCTCCTGCCAACAGTGCGGAAGAAGTTTCACTCAGAAAGGGACGCTAACCAGACACAAGAGAGTTCACACCGGAGAAAAGCCGTACACGTGCACACTGTGCGGAAAAGGCTTCACAGCCGGAGCAAACCTTACATACCACATGAACATTCACGCCGGACTGAAACCCTTCACAtgtgaacagtgtggaaagagtttcagacgGAAGAAAACCCTTAGCTGCCACATGAAGGTCCACTCAAGAGAGGATTGTTTCATATGTCATCAGTGCGGCAGGAGTTTCCCAAACATAAAATGCCTCGACGCCCATGTAAAAATCCACTCCGGACAGAAGCTCTTCGAATGCCCGCAGTGTGAAAAGAGTTTCAGATTCAAAGTAGGTCTGAAGTctcacatgagaatccacaccggagagaaaccgtacacgtgCAGTCACTGCGGGAAGGACTTCAGATTCAGAGTGAGCCTTAAAACTCACATGAGACTTCACTCCGGAGAGAAGCCCTACGCGTGCAGTCAGTGCGGAAAGAGCTTCAAATATAAAGCGACTTTGAACGCGCATATGAGAGGTCACACTGGAGAAGAAAGCCCCCACGTCtgcaagctctgtggaaatagcttCTCGCAGAAAGGaaatcttaagattcacatgagagttcacactggagagaaacctttcacctgtgatcagtgtggaaaatCTTTCACACGTAAGGAGTCTCTCAACTACCACATAAAGATTCACTCGAGAGATCGTGGTTTCAAGTGTCGTCAGTGTGGAAAGTGTTTCCTGTACAGGAAGAATCTCACCAGGCACTTAATCATCCACTCTGGAGAGAAGCCGTTCATCTGCCCTCAGTGCGGCAAAGGTTTCAGATTCAAAGGAAACCTCGAGGTTCACATGAGCATtcacactggaaaaaaaacatttcagtgtCTAAAGTGCAAGAAGAGTTTCACACGTCAGAAAGATCTGAAGTGTCATTTGAAAAGCCATTCTGCAAAGAAATTGCGATCTTCTGAGTTTGGGAATAGGCTTCAAAAAAGGAGCGGTTTCAATAGTAACCTGCTCGATCACTCGGAAGGAAGGTCTTTTAATTGCGGCAAGtgtaatgaaacatttattttggcaTCACACTTACAGACCCACATGAAAAGTCACGCAGATGTCAGATCTCATTTGTGTTCCTTATGTGGAAAGAGATTTCAATGGCTTAGACATTTCAAATGTCACCAGATAATGCGCGTTTGTCTGAAATCAAGGTTACGTTCACACTGTAGATGA